In one Aeromicrobium erythreum genomic region, the following are encoded:
- a CDS encoding manganese catalase family protein gives MFTHQKPLQFTARPDAPDPAFARRFQEVLGGKWGEMTVAMQYLYQGWNCRLPGKYKDMLMSIGTEELSHVEMITTMIDQLLDKAPPMAPDDTTGSTQASEFGQQNPQQTIVNGGGAYPHDSNGVPWSGAFVTASGNLMADFHLNVTAEMQGRLQVARLFHMTDDQGVKDLIRFLVTRDHMHQMQWLSAIEELKADGLDGVPTPEAFPLEEEFDEFSHTFIQASDGEAATEGSWASGPAPDGRGDFRSALIEAHGQIPELAPGDPRLYGTQELQETKGLIDKAKDALS, from the coding sequence ATGTTCACCCACCAGAAGCCGTTGCAGTTCACGGCCCGCCCCGACGCACCCGATCCCGCGTTCGCCCGCCGCTTCCAGGAGGTGCTGGGCGGCAAGTGGGGCGAGATGACCGTCGCCATGCAGTACCTCTACCAGGGCTGGAACTGTCGGCTGCCCGGCAAGTACAAGGACATGCTGATGTCGATCGGCACCGAGGAGCTGAGCCACGTCGAGATGATCACGACGATGATCGACCAGCTGCTCGACAAGGCGCCGCCGATGGCGCCGGACGACACGACGGGCTCGACGCAGGCGAGCGAGTTCGGGCAGCAGAACCCGCAGCAGACGATCGTCAACGGCGGCGGCGCCTACCCGCACGACAGCAACGGCGTGCCGTGGTCGGGTGCGTTCGTCACGGCGAGCGGCAACCTGATGGCCGACTTCCACCTGAACGTGACGGCCGAGATGCAGGGTCGCCTGCAGGTGGCGCGCCTGTTCCACATGACCGACGACCAGGGCGTGAAGGACCTGATCCGCTTCCTGGTGACGCGCGACCACATGCACCAGATGCAGTGGCTCTCGGCGATCGAGGAGCTGAAGGCCGACGGGCTCGACGGCGTGCCGACACCCGAGGCGTTCCCGCTGGAGGAGGAGTTCGACGAGTTCTCGCACACCTTCATCCAGGCGAGCGACGGCGAGGCGGCGACGGAGGGGTCGTGGGCCTCGGGTCCTGCACCCGACGGTCGGGGCGACTTCCGCTCAGCGCTGATCGAGGCGCACGGGCAGATCCCCGAGCTGGCTCCGGGCGACCCGCGTCTGTACGGGACGCAGGAGCTGCAGGAGACGAAGGGGCTCATCGACAAGGCGAAGGACGCGCTGTCGTGA
- a CDS encoding MBL fold metallo-hydrolase — MVITLDVAPGVHRVEHASTCCYLVEDDTHRGGVLVDGGLPGCRPLVEQLLWQRRMSWESLEAVVLTHAHFDHLGVCAAAERRGVHTWVHTGDGPIAQRPYRYRPGRPRLLYPVLHPGSWRHLAAMVRAGALNVEGLDSPVLVQDEHTLLPGGLCAVPTPGHTDGHVAFHLPDRGVVLTGDALVTLDPYTGRRGPRVVARAGTRDRDRALASLDAIAETDADVVLPGHGEPFVDGARAAASMARIAGAA, encoded by the coding sequence ATGGTGATCACGCTCGACGTCGCACCCGGTGTCCACCGGGTGGAGCACGCGTCGACCTGCTGCTACCTCGTCGAGGACGACACCCACCGGGGTGGCGTCCTCGTCGACGGCGGCCTGCCCGGGTGCCGGCCGCTGGTCGAGCAGCTGCTCTGGCAGCGCAGGATGAGCTGGGAGTCGCTGGAGGCCGTGGTGCTCACGCACGCGCACTTCGACCACCTGGGCGTGTGCGCCGCGGCCGAGCGGCGCGGCGTGCACACGTGGGTGCACACGGGTGACGGGCCGATCGCGCAGCGCCCGTACCGCTACCGCCCGGGGAGGCCGCGGCTGCTCTACCCGGTGCTGCACCCCGGCTCGTGGCGCCACCTGGCCGCGATGGTGCGGGCGGGTGCCCTGAACGTCGAGGGGCTCGACAGTCCTGTGCTCGTCCAGGACGAGCACACGCTGCTCCCGGGCGGTCTGTGCGCGGTGCCCACGCCGGGCCACACCGACGGCCACGTGGCCTTCCACCTGCCCGACCGTGGCGTCGTGCTCACCGGCGACGCCCTGGTGACCCTCGACCCGTACACCGGACGTCGCGGGCCGCGCGTCGTCGCGCGCGCCGGCACCCGTGACCGCGACCGTGCGCTCGCCTCGCTCGACGCCATCGCCGAGACCGACGCCGACGTCGTGCTGCCCGGCCACGGCGAGCCCTTCGTCGACGGCGCCCGCGCCGCGGCCTCGATGGCCCGCATCGCCGGTGCCGCCTGA
- a CDS encoding DUF4383 domain-containing protein — MSENHHLSSTGPRPDEDPVVLARGAALLFGAVFLLVGVLGFVPGVTTDLDQLSGSGHHSGAELFGVFQVSVLHNLVHVLFGLLGLAAALRPRLAPAYLVGSGIVYAALTVYGLMVDHTSDANVVPLDTADTWLHAILAAALLLIGFAVGSALRRKGQYTR; from the coding sequence GTGTCCGAGAACCACCATCTGTCCAGCACCGGCCCGCGCCCCGACGAGGACCCCGTCGTCCTCGCCCGCGGGGCAGCCCTCCTCTTCGGTGCCGTGTTCCTCCTCGTCGGCGTCCTGGGCTTCGTCCCGGGCGTCACGACCGACCTCGACCAGCTGAGCGGCAGCGGCCACCACAGCGGCGCGGAGCTGTTCGGTGTGTTCCAGGTGTCGGTGCTGCACAACCTCGTGCACGTGCTGTTCGGCCTGCTCGGCCTCGCGGCGGCCCTCCGCCCCCGCCTCGCTCCCGCCTACCTCGTGGGCAGCGGCATCGTCTACGCCGCGTTGACGGTCTACGGCCTCATGGTCGACCACACGTCCGACGCCAACGTCGTCCCGCTCGACACCGCCGACACCTGGCTGCACGCCATCCTCGCCGCCGCCCTGCTGCTCATCGGCTTCGCCGTCGGCTCGGCGCTGCGGCGGAAGGGGCAGTACACGCGCTGA
- a CDS encoding C39 family peptidase, with product MFSSRRRRRQRTTTGLGLAALSAVTIAALLAAAPASAADEPATPEGRGIALPNGYESLGDLPSVQAEKPLNDALDALHALYAEKYLAGGAGAATARADGEPSLDERIVAARAEVERVAGRPYSEIEPEPDFSADASTTSDSGASVMAAATQKALPVRHSTQRTSYYCGPASVAMAIRASCSACERSRYNSSDTISQTTLASSRYLATTTSGTNMSRIPLTLNRWAGFASRLVSSPSAASIKSGVVNSIGVYNRAVVYGTRELAGAGNPHYNYHYTTFTIDHLIMGYGYSGSGDRLAYADPVAGRWTNTGQSKAPQKTNAMRNTSMRIFTQPWGVVL from the coding sequence ATGTTCAGTTCGCGACGCCGCCGCAGGCAACGCACCACCACCGGTCTCGGCCTCGCCGCTCTGTCAGCCGTCACGATCGCCGCGCTGCTCGCGGCGGCTCCGGCGTCCGCCGCGGACGAGCCGGCCACGCCCGAGGGTCGGGGCATCGCGTTGCCCAACGGGTACGAGTCGCTCGGGGACCTGCCGTCGGTGCAGGCCGAGAAGCCGCTCAACGACGCCCTCGACGCCCTGCACGCGCTCTACGCCGAGAAGTACCTCGCCGGTGGAGCCGGCGCCGCGACCGCGCGGGCGGACGGTGAGCCGTCGCTCGACGAGCGGATCGTCGCGGCACGCGCGGAGGTCGAGCGCGTCGCCGGGCGCCCGTACTCGGAGATCGAGCCCGAGCCCGACTTCTCCGCCGACGCGTCGACCACGTCCGACTCCGGTGCCAGCGTGATGGCAGCGGCGACGCAGAAGGCGCTCCCCGTGCGCCACTCCACCCAGCGCACCTCCTACTACTGCGGGCCGGCGTCCGTCGCGATGGCGATCCGCGCGTCGTGCAGCGCCTGCGAGCGGAGCCGCTACAACTCCTCCGACACCATCTCCCAGACGACGCTGGCCTCGTCCCGCTACCTCGCGACCACCACGAGCGGCACGAACATGTCGCGCATCCCGCTCACGCTCAACCGGTGGGCCGGCTTCGCGTCCCGCCTCGTCTCGAGCCCGTCAGCGGCCTCGATCAAGAGCGGCGTCGTGAACTCGATCGGCGTCTACAACCGCGCCGTCGTGTACGGGACGCGGGAGCTGGCCGGGGCGGGCAACCCGCACTACAACTACCACTACACGACCTTCACGATCGACCACCTGATCATGGGCTACGGCTACTCCGGCTCGGGCGACAGGCTCGCCTACGCGGACCCGGTCGCAGGCCGGTGGACGAACACAGGCCAGTCGAAGGCTCCGCAGAAGACCAACGCGATGCGGAACACGAGCATGCGCATCTTCACCCAGCCGTGGGGCGTCGTCCTGTGA
- the bla gene encoding class A beta-lactamase, whose product MRRLLLPVVATALLLAGCTGGGSSADPGATSTPTASPTFSADFADLEQEYDARLGVYAIDTGTGQVVEHRAGERFAYASTIKAIAVGALMHEKPRSVLDQTVQISEDDLVDFSPQVEKALEAGQTELTVREVADAAVRYSDNTAGNLLFDLLGGPEELQGVLREIGDRTTKVSRIEPDLNEATPGDDRDTTTPEALATDLRRLTLPAADGEKDVNDGYARAFLTDLMVRNTTGDDLIRAGVPDTWEVADKTGAAKYGTRNDIAILRRAEGAPIVIAIMSSKDDQDAEADDDLVADATRVAVAGFGVSND is encoded by the coding sequence ATGCGTCGCCTGCTGCTGCCCGTGGTCGCCACCGCCCTGCTGCTCGCCGGGTGCACCGGCGGAGGGAGCAGCGCCGACCCCGGCGCCACCTCCACGCCCACCGCGTCGCCCACCTTCTCGGCCGACTTCGCCGACCTGGAGCAGGAGTACGACGCGCGGCTCGGCGTCTACGCGATCGACACCGGCACCGGCCAGGTCGTGGAGCACCGGGCGGGGGAGCGGTTCGCGTACGCGTCGACGATCAAGGCGATCGCGGTCGGCGCGCTCATGCACGAGAAGCCCCGCTCCGTGCTCGACCAGACCGTGCAGATCAGCGAGGACGACCTCGTCGACTTCTCCCCGCAGGTCGAGAAGGCGCTCGAGGCCGGGCAGACCGAGCTCACCGTGCGCGAGGTCGCCGACGCGGCCGTCCGGTACAGCGACAACACCGCCGGCAACCTGCTGTTCGACCTGCTCGGCGGTCCTGAGGAGCTGCAGGGCGTGCTGCGCGAGATCGGCGACCGCACGACGAAGGTGTCGCGCATCGAGCCCGACCTCAACGAGGCCACGCCCGGCGACGACCGCGACACCACCACGCCCGAGGCGCTCGCCACCGACCTGCGCCGGCTCACGCTCCCGGCGGCCGACGGCGAGAAGGACGTGAACGACGGCTACGCGCGCGCCTTCCTCACCGACCTCATGGTGCGCAACACCACCGGCGACGACCTCATCCGCGCGGGCGTCCCCGACACGTGGGAGGTCGCCGACAAGACCGGGGCGGCCAAGTACGGCACCCGCAACGACATCGCGATCCTGCGCCGCGCGGAGGGCGCCCCGATCGTCATCGCCATCATGTCGTCCAAGGACGACCAGGACGCCGAGGCCGACGACGACCTCGTCGCCGACGCCACGCGCGTCGCCGTCGCCGGGTTCGGCGTCTCGAACGACTGA
- a CDS encoding HIT family protein — MACLFCKIVAGDEPAEVVLEDEHVLGFLDVRPVFKGHTLLVPREHVDTLLELPEPMTVPLFAAARRAAAAMSSELGAQGTFVAMNNVVSQSVPHLHVHVVPRTKGDGLRGFFWPRTRYADGEAREYRDRLRHALVD; from the coding sequence GTGGCGTGCCTGTTCTGCAAGATCGTCGCCGGCGACGAGCCGGCCGAGGTGGTGCTGGAGGACGAGCACGTGCTCGGCTTCCTCGACGTGCGGCCCGTGTTCAAGGGGCACACGCTGCTCGTGCCGCGCGAGCACGTGGACACCCTGCTCGAGCTGCCGGAGCCGATGACCGTGCCGCTGTTCGCGGCGGCCCGCCGGGCTGCCGCCGCGATGTCGAGCGAGCTGGGCGCGCAGGGCACGTTCGTGGCGATGAACAACGTGGTCTCCCAGAGCGTGCCGCACCTGCACGTGCACGTCGTGCCGCGCACGAAGGGCGACGGCCTGCGCGGCTTCTTCTGGCCGCGCACCCGCTACGCCGACGGCGAGGCGCGCGAGTACCGCGACCGCCTGCGTCACGCGCTCGTCGACTGA